In Nymphaea colorata isolate Beijing-Zhang1983 unplaced genomic scaffold, ASM883128v2 scaffold0707, whole genome shotgun sequence, one genomic interval encodes:
- the LOC126409666 gene encoding NAD(P)H-quinone oxidoreductase subunit 1, chloroplastic-like, translating into MIIEEAQAINSFFRSESSKEAYGLIWLLVPIVTLVLGITIGVLVIVWLERKISAGIQRRIGPEYAGPLGILQALADGVKLLFKEDLLPSRGDIRLFSVGPSVAVVSILLSYSVIPFGHHLVLTDLSIGVSLWIAISSIAPIGLLMSGYGSNNKYSFSGGLRAAAQSISYEIPLTPCVLSISLRVIRWNTHSYLFLCFF; encoded by the coding sequence ATGATAATTGAAGAAGCACAAGctatcaattcttttttcagatCGGAATCCTCAAAAGAGGCCTATGGGCTCATATGGTTACTTGTACCTATTGTTACTCTTGTATTGGGAATCACAATAGGGGTATTAGTAATTGTGTggctagaaagaaaaatatctgcaGGGATACAACGACGAATTGGTCCTGAGTATGCCGGCCCCCTGGGCATTCTTCAAGCTCTAGCGGATGGGGTCAAACTACTTTTCAAAGAAGATCTTCTTCCATCTAGAGGAGATATTCGTTTATTTAGTGTCGGCCCATCCGTAGCGGTCGTATCAATTCTACTGAGTTATTCAGTAATTCCCTTTGGCCATCACCTTGTACTAACCGATCTCAGTATAGGTGTTTCTCTATGGATCGCTATTTCAAGTATTGCCCCTATCGGACTTCTTATGTCCGGATATggatcaaataataaatattccttTTCAGGTGGTTTACGAGCTGCTGCTCAATCTATAAGTTATGAAATACCGTTAACTCCATGTGTGTTATCAATATCTCTACGTGTGATTCGTTGGAATACGCACTCCTacctctttctttgctttttctag